From the Leptospira biflexa serovar Patoc strain 'Patoc 1 (Paris)' genome, one window contains:
- the leuA2 gene encoding 2-isopropylmalate synthase LeuA2, which translates to MKPKTIHIQDVTLRDGNQALKRPWTIDEKIEVFDLLVELNVDGIEVGFPSSNETEFHTCQVLSKRAPKGKPIAALSRANQNEIAVTWEAIQKADCPRMHIVYPVSDFSIKHVLKISEKEVLQKIRNSISFARSIVGPGIEIQFSGEHFGDAIENFAFTKEAFLTAIEAGANIINLPNTVERYRPMVFVNMVKEIKDVVKDKAIISIHTHNDLGMATATSVESVYVGAEQIEVALNGLGERAGNTNLYETAIALHQNGENLNINFQRIYPTAKRISELTGIPIGEKTPIIGEDIFSHRSGIHQDGVTKTLHQSKGAYRTFSPEFVGRMDKETISFTNQSGHKAIEFLLHQRGIQVSKEGIHHLFSLAKSISSRENNREITEAELVALSQSLLTYQ; encoded by the coding sequence ATGAAACCAAAAACCATTCACATCCAAGACGTCACCTTACGGGACGGAAACCAAGCGTTAAAACGACCATGGACCATCGATGAAAAAATCGAAGTCTTTGATTTGCTCGTCGAACTTAACGTGGATGGGATCGAAGTTGGATTCCCTTCTTCAAATGAAACCGAATTCCATACCTGCCAGGTTTTGTCCAAACGTGCTCCCAAAGGAAAACCAATTGCAGCATTATCGAGAGCCAATCAAAACGAAATCGCTGTGACTTGGGAAGCCATCCAAAAAGCAGATTGTCCTCGTATGCACATCGTTTACCCAGTCAGTGATTTTTCCATTAAACATGTGTTAAAGATTTCTGAAAAAGAGGTACTTCAAAAAATTCGGAATTCCATTTCCTTTGCTCGCTCCATTGTGGGACCTGGAATCGAAATCCAATTTTCAGGAGAACATTTTGGAGATGCCATTGAAAACTTTGCATTCACGAAAGAAGCATTTTTGACGGCCATTGAAGCTGGTGCCAACATCATCAATTTACCGAATACCGTGGAAAGGTATCGGCCGATGGTTTTTGTCAATATGGTCAAAGAAATCAAAGATGTCGTAAAAGACAAAGCCATCATATCAATTCACACTCATAATGATTTGGGTATGGCAACGGCGACTTCAGTTGAATCCGTCTATGTGGGTGCAGAACAAATCGAAGTGGCCTTAAATGGTCTTGGTGAGAGAGCTGGAAATACCAATTTATATGAAACGGCAATCGCCTTACACCAGAATGGCGAAAATTTGAATATCAACTTCCAAAGAATTTATCCTACTGCAAAACGAATCTCCGAATTAACAGGAATTCCGATCGGAGAAAAAACACCGATCATCGGAGAGGATATCTTTTCACATAGATCTGGGATCCATCAAGATGGTGTGACAAAAACCCTACACCAATCAAAAGGTGCGTATCGGACCTTTTCACCTGAATTTGTTGGCCGAATGGACAAAGAAACGATTTCGTTCACCAATCAATCAGGACACAAAGCGATAGAGTTTTTATTACACCAAAGAGGGATCCAAGTTTCAAAAGAAGGAATTCACCATTTGTTCTCTTTGGCCAAATCGATCTCATCTCGTGAAAACAATCGAGAAATCACCGAAGCAGAGTTAGTGGCACTTAGCCAATCTTTACTCACCTATCAGTGA
- a CDS encoding sodium:solute symporter encodes MIWDLIVLVFYFLVVFYFGFHFAKKNQKEEDFYLAKKEIHWVFLLLSLVATETSSLTFLSIPSLSYKGDFRFLEIAMGYIIGRTIVALYLLPSYFSGNTISVYEYVGNRFGKSPQKTLSFVFTISRLLGDGIRLYVSSLPIAFLLERMGFSISPELLGIIALTILSIVTIIYSVFGGFRAIVFTDVLQWIIYIFGGVFALVLILSQLGGTTLMDTLQKLDSIGKWKVFVFDYNQTGDNSYFILFAILGGAFISIGSHGTDLMLVQRVIATKNLLSGQKILIGSGIVVFFQFLLFLCIGSLLYVFYDGKSIPADKVFSHFIISEVPSPFLGILVAAILASAMSTLSSTINSLSLTWARDWDMDKWFSPRVLSLFFGVLLFFASLIPYFLVETWEKGILEMGLTIFSYTLGPSVAVFFLAKGKRDLPISGRVFSLFFILSILITLAMGIGWKLSFTLLVPIGFVTLYGLVTIARLIKKI; translated from the coding sequence ATGATTTGGGATTTGATTGTTTTAGTGTTTTATTTTTTAGTAGTCTTTTATTTTGGTTTTCACTTTGCTAAAAAAAACCAAAAAGAAGAAGATTTTTATTTAGCCAAAAAAGAAATCCATTGGGTGTTTCTTTTATTATCTCTCGTTGCCACAGAAACTTCTAGTTTAACTTTTTTAAGTATTCCCTCTTTATCCTATAAAGGTGACTTTCGATTTTTAGAAATTGCAATGGGTTACATCATTGGAAGGACTATCGTTGCCTTGTATTTACTCCCCTCTTATTTTTCAGGAAATACCATATCAGTTTATGAATATGTGGGAAACCGTTTTGGAAAATCTCCTCAAAAAACATTATCTTTCGTTTTTACCATTTCTCGATTACTTGGTGACGGGATCCGTTTGTATGTGAGTTCTTTACCGATTGCCTTCCTTTTGGAACGAATGGGTTTTTCAATCTCACCAGAACTATTGGGTATCATCGCTCTTACTATTTTAAGCATTGTGACTATCATTTATTCAGTGTTTGGTGGATTTAGGGCGATTGTATTTACCGATGTACTCCAATGGATCATTTATATTTTTGGTGGGGTATTTGCTCTAGTTTTGATTCTTTCCCAATTGGGTGGCACAACTCTAATGGATACGTTACAAAAATTGGATTCAATAGGAAAGTGGAAAGTATTTGTTTTTGATTACAACCAAACAGGAGATAATAGCTATTTTATCCTCTTTGCTATCCTTGGAGGTGCCTTTATCTCCATTGGTTCCCATGGAACGGATTTGATGCTTGTCCAAAGAGTCATAGCTACAAAAAATTTACTCTCAGGCCAAAAGATTTTGATTGGAAGTGGTATCGTTGTTTTCTTTCAGTTTTTACTCTTTTTGTGCATCGGATCATTGCTGTATGTGTTTTATGATGGAAAATCCATACCAGCAGATAAGGTATTTAGCCATTTTATCATCAGTGAAGTCCCCTCACCCTTTCTTGGCATCCTCGTAGCTGCCATCCTTGCAAGTGCCATGTCCACACTCAGTTCCACCATCAATTCCCTTTCCCTCACGTGGGCAAGGGATTGGGATATGGACAAATGGTTTAGCCCAAGGGTATTATCCTTGTTTTTTGGTGTTTTATTGTTTTTTGCAAGCCTCATCCCCTACTTCCTTGTCGAGACTTGGGAAAAAGGGATTCTAGAAATGGGCCTCACCATCTTTTCTTATACCTTAGGTCCCTCGGTTGCGGTTTTTTTCCTCGCCAAAGGAAAACGGGACCTCCCCATCTCTGGTCGTGTTTTTTCCTTATTTTTTATCCTAAGCATCCTTATCACTCTTGCGATGGGAATTGGATGGAAACTATCCTTTACTCTCCTTGTCCCCATCGGGTTTGTAACCTTATACGGACTCGTGACCATTGCCCGATTGATAAAAAAAATTTGA
- a CDS encoding HPP family protein, with product MFFWIHDGRISPNPPLTHADRVPKIHPTGQSAPSEIGEGEPQTTPTGSFLHRKPSDVYKESSAPGEKPVFFLHEMMTNPVLTKGRDETIEACLDFLLEKGIRHLPIIDDFGKLVGFVSDRDLLDKTKSYEKENPVSDIMIKRVLVGSPGAEIRQVTKVLLEERIGCLPIVNDDNVPVGIITRSDLLRLLLKYPNLSLIV from the coding sequence ATGTTCTTTTGGATCCATGATGGTCGCATTTCCCCCAATCCCCCTCTCACGCACGCAGACCGAGTCCCGAAAATTCACCCGACAGGCCAATCTGCCCCGAGTGAAATTGGTGAGGGTGAACCCCAAACCACCCCCACAGGTTCCTTCCTACACAGAAAACCAAGTGATGTGTACAAGGAGTCTTCCGCTCCCGGTGAAAAACCGGTTTTTTTCCTCCACGAAATGATGACAAACCCCGTGCTAACGAAAGGAAGAGATGAAACCATCGAGGCCTGCCTTGACTTTCTTTTGGAAAAAGGAATCCGCCACCTACCCATCATAGACGATTTTGGAAAACTAGTAGGTTTTGTTTCAGACAGAGATTTACTCGATAAAACCAAATCCTATGAAAAAGAAAATCCTGTATCCGATATTATGATCAAACGGGTATTAGTTGGGTCTCCTGGTGCAGAAATTAGACAGGTGACTAAAGTTTTACTCGAAGAAAGAATTGGTTGTTTGCCAATCGTAAATGACGATAATGTACCAGTTGGAATCATCACTAGGTCCGATTTACTTCGCCTTCTTTTGAAATATCCCAATTTGAGTTTGATTGTTTAA
- a CDS encoding DUF4349 domain-containing protein, producing the protein MKTKSIFFIPPFLITLLLFTIQCSSSKSMERESAVSNRYDDFEGAKQSAGVTPSPKSESKPKETKSQPRMMVYTVVVNLQSKEVEPKVTEIIKLAESFGGFALQYSSQGTIQLKIPQENLKRFLLTLKKESHNYSEDVSAKDVTEDYLDTEIRLENAQKMRTRLLEILKSAKTLEETLKVEAELSKISESIERWEGKLKYLSSAVQLSTVTVHVRQKWEPVVQKDYKPGPLGYPFYYLYLGLGKVKDGIIWLFVQEIPKET; encoded by the coding sequence ATGAAGACAAAGTCAATTTTTTTCATTCCACCTTTCCTCATCACCTTACTGCTTTTTACAATCCAATGTTCGAGTTCCAAGTCTATGGAACGGGAATCCGCCGTCTCGAATCGGTATGACGATTTTGAAGGAGCGAAACAGTCTGCGGGAGTCACTCCATCCCCAAAATCAGAATCAAAACCAAAAGAAACCAAATCCCAACCTAGGATGATGGTGTATACCGTTGTTGTGAATTTACAATCCAAAGAAGTGGAACCCAAAGTCACTGAGATCATCAAACTCGCAGAATCCTTTGGAGGTTTTGCTTTACAATACAGTTCTCAAGGGACCATACAATTGAAGATCCCCCAAGAAAATCTAAAACGATTTTTACTCACCTTAAAAAAAGAATCCCATAACTACTCAGAAGACGTATCCGCAAAAGACGTGACGGAAGATTACTTGGACACCGAGATTCGTTTGGAAAACGCACAAAAGATGCGCACCCGGCTTTTGGAAATATTAAAATCAGCGAAAACTTTGGAAGAGACATTAAAGGTTGAGGCAGAACTAAGCAAAATTTCCGAATCCATAGAACGATGGGAAGGAAAACTAAAGTATCTTTCTTCTGCTGTCCAACTATCCACTGTAACCGTACATGTTCGGCAAAAATGGGAACCTGTTGTACAAAAGGATTACAAACCAGGACCACTTGGATATCCTTTTTATTATTTGTACTTGGGACTTGGGAAAGTAAAAGATGGAATCATTTGGTTGTTTGTTCAGGAAATTCCAAAAGAAACCTAA
- a CDS encoding sensor histidine kinase translates to MKAAARIAIFYLFFGYLWIYFSDYTISIFFLSAEDTREIQSFKGWGFVTISAFIIYFLLVRELKYQKKVLSEKFESDQLFQVILERIEDAVIVFNLDTWKIDFLSEQVCRLFDINTKDILANPQLLIDRVFEADRHRMSDIWMNKLRENHTGLLYRIQMLDGKIKWALEHRLFIPSRNGTPNKAVAVISDMTSYMENQTKLEQSLKENETLLTEVHHRVKNNLAVIISFLQLQVYSSPPETADILEQSIVRIKAIALVHEKLYSGKNLSGLSSVDYITSLVENIKLMYMRSDIQIELDIQTMEFNIIDAIPMGLMITEMLTNSFRHAFKIPKSDAQIKIEFIVKESGQFDLKYRDNGIGFPIGFDYRKAESIGLSVIFSLSSQLNGREIECTSIPNQGVFYHFSFAPKRTNSK, encoded by the coding sequence GTGAAAGCAGCCGCCCGAATTGCAATTTTTTATCTGTTTTTCGGGTATCTGTGGATTTACTTTTCAGACTACACTATCTCTATTTTCTTTTTGTCTGCTGAAGATACGAGAGAGATCCAAAGTTTTAAAGGATGGGGATTTGTCACCATCTCCGCCTTTATCATTTATTTTTTACTCGTTCGTGAATTAAAATACCAGAAGAAAGTTTTATCAGAAAAATTTGAATCGGATCAATTATTCCAAGTGATCCTCGAACGAATTGAAGATGCAGTCATCGTATTCAATTTAGATACTTGGAAAATAGATTTTTTAAGCGAACAAGTATGTCGATTGTTTGACATCAATACCAAGGACATCCTTGCCAATCCCCAGTTACTGATTGATCGTGTTTTTGAAGCCGACAGACATCGTATGTCTGATATTTGGATGAACAAATTGCGAGAAAATCATACTGGATTACTCTATCGAATTCAAATGTTAGATGGGAAAATCAAATGGGCATTGGAACATAGGTTATTCATTCCTTCCAGAAATGGTACGCCAAACAAGGCAGTCGCAGTGATTTCGGATATGACCAGTTATATGGAAAACCAAACCAAACTGGAACAATCATTAAAAGAAAATGAAACATTACTAACTGAAGTGCATCACCGAGTCAAAAATAACTTAGCTGTGATCATTTCGTTTTTACAACTACAAGTTTATTCTTCACCACCTGAAACTGCTGATATATTAGAACAAAGTATTGTAAGAATCAAAGCAATTGCACTAGTTCATGAGAAGTTGTACAGTGGGAAAAATTTATCTGGTTTGAGTTCGGTAGATTATATCACAAGCCTAGTTGAAAATATTAAACTTATGTATATGAGATCCGATATCCAAATTGAGTTGGATATCCAAACGATGGAATTTAATATTATTGATGCGATCCCTATGGGACTTATGATTACAGAGATGTTAACTAATAGTTTCAGGCACGCATTTAAAATTCCAAAATCCGATGCCCAGATTAAAATCGAATTCATTGTGAAAGAGAGTGGTCAATTTGATTTGAAATACCGAGACAATGGAATTGGATTTCCGATTGGTTTTGATTATCGAAAGGCAGAATCGATTGGATTATCAGTGATTTTTTCACTCAGTAGCCAATTGAATGGTCGCGAAATTGAATGTACTTCAATTCCCAATCAAGGTGTGTTTTATCATTTTTCATTTGCACCCAAAAGAACAAATTCTAAATAA
- a CDS encoding N-acyl-D-amino-acid deacylase family protein, with amino-acid sequence MAETLIKQARIFDGSTNPSFIGDVRIKNGIVDTISKTELIPNPGETVIDAKGQWLTPGFIDFHTHYDAEIEVAPDLSESVRHGVTTISLGSCSLSLALGDPTDLADMFSRVEAIPRKNVLSILESKKNWNSAVDYKKHLNSLPLGPNVTSFAGHSAIRAHVMGLERSLTKGEKPTKQELNQMNQHLEEALDAGFMGLSINTLVWDKMDGSRFRSRPLPSTFANWSEYQFLNRTLRKRGKIFQGVPNVSTKINVLMFLKEAFGIFRKPLKTTIISLMDVKFDPGLYKLLGVIGRITNTIFRSDFRFQALPEPFDLYADGMDVVVFEEFAAGAKANHIEDELERKQLMKDPKYRSWFKRQWTNWFLPRVFHRNFRETKIVDAPDKSLIGKSIDEVAKERGVHSVTAFLDLVAEHGNDVRWYTVMANHRKEPLQKIVSYPDILIGFSDAGAHLRGMAHYNFPLRMLKLVRDAELENKPFMTMEKAVHRLTGEIGDWFGIDAGYIKEGKRADLVLIDPNKLDESLAKDVEAPMPFMEDFKRWVRRNDDTIKKVFINGKLAVDGGKPVSNLGKESGYGRFLESQIGV; translated from the coding sequence ATGGCAGAGACTCTTATCAAACAAGCACGTATCTTTGATGGCAGCACAAATCCATCATTCATTGGGGATGTGCGGATTAAAAACGGAATCGTAGATACGATTTCAAAGACTGAATTGATTCCAAACCCAGGGGAAACAGTCATTGATGCAAAAGGCCAATGGCTTACTCCCGGTTTTATTGATTTCCACACTCATTATGATGCTGAAATTGAAGTGGCTCCGGATCTTTCGGAATCGGTAAGGCATGGCGTCACAACCATTTCTCTAGGGAGCTGTTCGCTTAGCTTGGCGTTAGGTGATCCAACTGATCTTGCCGATATGTTTAGCCGTGTTGAAGCCATACCTAGAAAAAACGTATTATCCATTTTAGAGAGTAAAAAAAACTGGAACTCTGCCGTTGATTATAAAAAACACTTAAACTCTCTTCCGCTTGGTCCCAATGTCACCTCCTTTGCAGGTCACTCCGCAATTCGAGCTCATGTGATGGGACTGGAACGATCTTTAACCAAAGGAGAAAAACCAACCAAACAAGAGTTAAACCAAATGAACCAACACCTGGAAGAAGCATTGGATGCCGGTTTTATGGGACTTTCTATCAATACATTGGTTTGGGATAAAATGGATGGATCTCGGTTTCGATCAAGGCCTCTTCCCTCTACTTTTGCCAATTGGAGTGAATATCAATTTTTAAATCGAACTCTTAGGAAACGCGGAAAAATTTTCCAAGGTGTTCCAAATGTTTCGACTAAAATCAATGTTTTAATGTTTCTAAAGGAAGCATTTGGGATTTTTAGAAAACCATTGAAGACAACCATTATATCATTAATGGATGTTAAATTTGATCCAGGATTGTATAAACTTTTGGGAGTGATCGGTCGTATCACCAATACTATTTTTAGATCTGATTTCAGGTTCCAAGCCCTGCCTGAACCATTTGATTTGTATGCAGATGGTATGGACGTGGTTGTGTTTGAAGAATTTGCTGCAGGTGCCAAAGCAAATCACATTGAAGACGAATTGGAACGTAAACAATTGATGAAAGATCCAAAGTATCGCTCTTGGTTCAAAAGGCAATGGACAAATTGGTTCCTCCCACGAGTGTTCCATAGAAATTTTAGAGAAACAAAAATTGTGGATGCTCCTGATAAATCACTCATCGGCAAATCGATCGATGAAGTAGCTAAAGAGAGAGGAGTCCACTCAGTCACTGCCTTTTTGGATTTGGTGGCAGAACATGGAAACGATGTTAGATGGTATACTGTGATGGCAAACCATAGAAAGGAACCATTACAAAAAATAGTTTCTTACCCAGATATCCTCATCGGATTTTCGGATGCAGGTGCCCATTTACGAGGAATGGCACATTATAACTTTCCTCTTCGTATGTTAAAACTTGTTCGCGATGCTGAACTTGAAAACAAACCATTTATGACTATGGAAAAAGCAGTCCATAGGCTCACAGGCGAAATTGGGGATTGGTTTGGCATCGATGCAGGTTATATTAAAGAAGGAAAACGTGCTGATCTTGTTCTCATTGATCCAAACAAACTAGATGAATCTCTTGCAAAGGACGTGGAAGCTCCTATGCCTTTTATGGAGGACTTCAAACGTTGGGTTCGTCGAAATGATGACACCATCAAAAAAGTATTCATCAACGGGAAATTGGCTGTGGATGGAGGAAAACCTGTTTCAAATTTGGGTAAAGAATCCGGTTATGGCCGCTTTTTAGAATCTCAAATCGGAGTCTAA
- a CDS encoding acyl-CoA dehydrogenase family protein, whose translation MINPKLNPYLNDEERSFYNTVFQFSEEKVYPTSEERDEKEIWSDELWKEFSKAGLTGLTIPTEYGGEGASCLLCSIATDAFASGSLDGGIGLSWVAHLVIGTMPIVFQGTESQKTKYLTKLATGEWMAGFALTEPASGSDAASLLTKAEEVEGGWKLNGSKTFITNGPVGQVFIVMARTSEKGRGPMGISAFIVESDTPGFKVSKVLKKLGHHTSMTAELVFEDMIIPKENLLGPLNTGFMRIGKETLEWERTVFVAGLAGAMEFCLRKGLRYANERVQFGKPISSFYGMRDILVRNWVYIQAARRLIYWVAERKDKGIPSPLESSLGKLISSELAEDVAKDTVQLFGGYGYMKEYAVERFYRDVKLGTIGGGTSEIQRSIISSLYPGKEKFQKEFKRIESPSNTSDKIQNILFEIVLKMDTEPNHKKQQSIEFAFADVLSVFVILYLSEIDSHKTIDSYPTEEKMIDRKLLSYYLVGKYLMSMSRLNQFVPKELADLWNHYTQLSTSIEEMVHTRYSSLQEFA comes from the coding sequence ATGATCAATCCAAAACTAAATCCTTATCTAAATGATGAGGAACGAAGTTTTTACAATACAGTGTTTCAATTTTCAGAAGAAAAAGTGTATCCTACTTCTGAAGAAAGAGATGAAAAAGAAATTTGGTCAGACGAACTTTGGAAAGAGTTCTCGAAGGCTGGACTCACAGGTCTCACGATCCCTACCGAGTATGGTGGTGAGGGTGCCAGTTGTTTACTTTGTTCCATTGCAACCGATGCTTTTGCATCAGGATCTTTGGACGGTGGCATTGGTTTGTCTTGGGTGGCCCATCTTGTCATCGGAACAATGCCCATTGTTTTCCAAGGAACCGAATCTCAAAAAACAAAATACCTCACAAAACTAGCGACAGGTGAATGGATGGCAGGTTTTGCACTCACAGAACCTGCCTCTGGTTCCGATGCTGCATCCCTTCTCACGAAAGCCGAAGAAGTGGAAGGTGGATGGAAATTAAATGGGTCCAAAACTTTTATCACGAATGGTCCTGTTGGGCAAGTTTTTATTGTGATGGCGAGAACTTCTGAAAAAGGAAGGGGACCAATGGGAATTTCTGCCTTTATCGTGGAAAGTGATACACCTGGGTTTAAGGTAAGTAAGGTTTTAAAAAAATTAGGCCATCATACTTCCATGACGGCTGAATTAGTTTTTGAAGATATGATCATTCCAAAAGAAAACCTACTTGGACCTTTAAACACTGGTTTTATGAGAATTGGAAAGGAAACATTGGAATGGGAAAGGACAGTATTTGTCGCAGGACTTGCCGGTGCGATGGAGTTCTGTCTCCGAAAGGGATTACGTTATGCGAATGAACGAGTCCAATTTGGAAAACCAATTTCTAGTTTTTATGGAATGAGAGATATATTAGTTCGTAATTGGGTGTACATCCAAGCAGCTAGACGATTGATTTATTGGGTAGCGGAAAGAAAAGACAAAGGAATCCCATCTCCACTTGAAAGTAGTTTGGGGAAATTAATTTCCTCTGAACTTGCGGAAGATGTCGCTAAAGACACTGTACAATTGTTTGGTGGATACGGTTATATGAAAGAGTATGCGGTGGAACGATTTTACCGCGACGTCAAATTAGGTACAATCGGTGGGGGAACAAGTGAAATCCAAAGATCCATTATTTCGTCATTGTATCCAGGAAAGGAGAAATTCCAAAAGGAATTCAAACGAATTGAATCTCCAAGCAACACTTCTGACAAAATTCAAAATATATTATTTGAAATCGTTCTCAAAATGGACACTGAACCCAATCATAAAAAGCAGCAATCAATTGAATTTGCCTTTGCTGATGTTTTATCTGTATTTGTGATCCTGTATTTATCAGAAATTGACTCACACAAAACGATAGATTCTTATCCAACCGAAGAAAAAATGATAGATCGGAAGTTACTTTCGTATTATCTTGTGGGTAAGTATTTGATGTCTATGAGTCGATTAAACCAATTTGTGCCAAAAGAGTTAGCGGATTTGTGGAATCATTATACACAACTGAGTACCTCCATCGAAGAGATGGTTCATACTCGCTATAGTTCACTCCAGGAGTTCGCCTAA
- a CDS encoding AMP-dependent synthetase/ligase, translating into MKRQEPMNENYQILYQALERVATSFPNKVSFRKRKSATEFPGISFGELKEFVDHLTLGFIELGVEVGDRIGFFCDASVNWLRTDLSILTAGAVVVPRGTDIVREEILYILNHSEAKYLVVQKPKDKKRIEDLLGELPHLKQIFVLENEQGELISGPDSILFLVERGKSIGKSSGLLNLTNRIKQIDPDALATLIYTSGTTGNPKGVMLSQKGWITAIQNTIVRLDMNSNDNAVSLLPPWHAFERAIEYAGIFLGLDFLISNMTSLKDDLRDFRPTIFPSVPRIWESVYNGIMAKVAKEGGFKEKLFHFFLKVGATWARFFAMFMGFEFEIQKPNFLVSICKRTYALVILILLSPLKLLSIKIFSAIHKALGGRIRICISAGSALPSVVDGFLSAIGLKVLEGYGMTETSAVVSIRSNTKPTKGTVGIPIDGYSIRLKDETGKVLTKIGEKGTLWIKSKQILKGYYKRPELNQVVFDADGFFDTGDLMMISHRNELVFAGRSKDTIALIGGENVEPIPIEDKLLTSPYIDQVMVVGHDKKTLAALIVPNFEAVESKIQGILKEKAIEWNTNPKVRELFRSEISKIISRDNGFKSFEMIPANNFYVVPRPFDPDVEMTRTLKMKRNIISDVFSKQIEGIYQ; encoded by the coding sequence ATGAAAAGGCAAGAACCCATGAATGAGAACTACCAAATCCTGTACCAAGCATTGGAAAGAGTTGCGACTTCCTTCCCAAACAAAGTTTCCTTTCGGAAACGAAAGTCCGCTACCGAATTTCCTGGGATCAGTTTTGGAGAATTGAAGGAGTTTGTCGACCACTTGACTTTGGGATTCATCGAGCTCGGAGTGGAAGTTGGTGACCGGATTGGATTTTTTTGCGATGCTTCTGTCAATTGGTTGCGAACAGACCTATCGATTCTCACCGCAGGAGCAGTTGTCGTTCCGAGAGGCACAGACATTGTCCGAGAAGAAATTTTATACATCTTAAACCATTCGGAAGCAAAGTATTTGGTGGTTCAAAAACCAAAAGACAAAAAAAGAATCGAAGATTTGTTAGGTGAACTTCCTCACTTAAAACAGATTTTTGTTTTGGAGAATGAACAAGGTGAACTCATCTCTGGTCCCGATTCGATTCTTTTCTTGGTCGAAAGAGGTAAATCCATAGGGAAATCTAGTGGACTTCTCAATTTAACAAATCGAATCAAACAAATTGATCCGGATGCTCTTGCCACTCTCATTTATACTTCCGGAACCACAGGGAATCCCAAAGGGGTGATGTTATCTCAAAAAGGTTGGATCACTGCAATTCAAAATACAATTGTTAGGTTGGATATGAATTCCAATGATAATGCTGTGAGTTTATTGCCACCATGGCATGCATTCGAAAGAGCGATTGAATATGCAGGAATCTTTCTTGGTTTGGATTTTTTAATTTCCAACATGACCAGTTTAAAAGACGACCTTCGTGATTTTCGTCCTACAATTTTTCCATCGGTTCCGAGAATCTGGGAATCCGTTTACAATGGGATTATGGCAAAGGTAGCAAAAGAAGGAGGTTTCAAAGAAAAATTATTCCACTTTTTTTTGAAAGTGGGAGCCACTTGGGCCAGATTTTTTGCTATGTTTATGGGATTTGAATTTGAAATCCAAAAACCAAACTTCCTGGTGTCAATTTGTAAACGTACTTATGCATTAGTCATTTTGATTTTACTCTCACCGCTCAAACTGCTTAGTATCAAAATCTTTTCAGCGATCCATAAAGCATTGGGTGGAAGGATTCGGATTTGTATCTCTGCTGGTTCTGCCTTACCAAGTGTTGTCGATGGATTTTTATCGGCCATTGGACTCAAAGTATTGGAAGGTTATGGGATGACAGAGACTTCTGCGGTTGTTTCCATTCGTTCCAATACCAAACCAACAAAAGGAACAGTGGGAATCCCAATTGATGGGTATTCAATTCGTTTAAAAGACGAAACTGGTAAAGTGCTCACCAAAATCGGAGAAAAGGGCACTTTATGGATCAAATCGAAACAAATTTTAAAAGGTTATTATAAGAGACCCGAACTCAACCAAGTTGTATTTGATGCGGATGGATTTTTTGATACGGGAGATCTCATGATGATCTCTCATCGAAATGAACTTGTGTTTGCTGGAAGGTCAAAAGATACAATTGCTCTCATCGGTGGTGAAAACGTTGAACCAATCCCAATTGAGGACAAACTATTAACATCACCTTATATTGACCAGGTGATGGTTGTAGGTCATGATAAAAAAACTTTGGCAGCATTGATTGTACCAAATTTTGAAGCTGTGGAATCAAAAATTCAAGGAATCTTAAAAGAGAAAGCAATCGAATGGAATACAAATCCGAAGGTGAGAGAATTGTTCCGATCCGAAATTTCAAAAATCATTTCACGCGATAATGGTTTCAAATCTTTTGAAATGATTCCTGCAAACAATTTTTATGTGGTTCCACGGCCATTTGACCCAGATGTCGAAATGACTCGCACTCTTAAAATGAAGAGAAACATCATCTCTGATGTATTTTCAAAACAAATCGAAGGAATTTACCAATGA